The nucleotide window TGACATGGACCAAGACGCCCACCAAGTGGAGCAACCAGTACTTCGAGTACCTCTTCAAGTACGACTGGGAGCTCACCAAGAGCCCGGCTGGTGCCAACCAGTGGGTGGCCAAGAATGCCGAACCTATTATCCCCGATGCTTTTGACCCCAACAAGAAGCACCTGCCGACCATGCTGACCACCGACCTGTCGCTTCGTTACGACCCGGCGTACGAGAAGATCTCCCGCCGCTTCCTGGAGAACCCCGACCAGTTCGCAGATGCTTTCGCCAAGGCGTGGTTCAAGCTGACGCACCGCGACATGGGCCCTCGTGTTCGTTATGTTGGACCCGAGGTCCCCTCCGAGGACTTCATTTGGCAGGATCCCATCCCGGCCCTGAACCACGCTGTCATCGATGACCGTGATATCGCGGCCCTCAAGAAGGAGATCCTCGCCTCCGGCGTAAACCCTTCCAAGTTTGTGTCCACTGCCTGGGCCTCTGCGTCGACGTTCCGCGGCAGCGATAAGCGTGGAGGTGCCAACGGCGCCCGCatccgcctcgcgccgcagaAGGACTGGGAGGTCAACAACCCTCGTCAGCTTGCGGAAGTACTCAGCACTCTGGAGAAAATTCAGAAGCAATTCCAAAGTGGTGGCAAGAAAGTTTCCCTGGCCGATCTGATCGTcttggctggctgcgctTCCGTCGAgaaggccgccaaggacgcTGGCAACGACGTGACGGTCCCTTTCACCCCGGGCCGCATGGATGCCACACAGGAGCAGACCGATGTCGAGTCTGTTGGACACCTCGAGCCGTATGCCGACGGTTTCCGCAACTACGGCAAGTCTACCGACAGAATCAAGCTGGAGAACTTCCTGATCGACAGGGCGCAGCTTCTCACTCTGTCGCCCCCTGAGCTCACAGCTCTCGTTGGTGGCCTGCGTGTCCTCAACACCAACTACGACGGTTCGGCCCACGGCGTCTTCACCAGCCGGCCCGGAACTCTGACCAACGACTTCTTTGTCAACCTCCTGGATATGGGCACTGTCTGGAAGCAGGCTGGCTCCGACGGGGACGTCTTTGAGGGCAGCGACCGCAAGAGCGGTGCCAAGAAGTGGACGGCCACTAGGGCTGACCTTGCTTTCGGCTCTCAGGCCGAGTTGCGTGCCGTTGCTGAGGTTTATGGTAGCGCCGATGGTGCTCAGAGATTTGTGAAGGACTTCATTGCCGCGTGGGACAAGGTCATGAACTTGGACCGATTTGAGTTGAGCAAggaggccagccagcgggcTACGAGCCGGCTGTGAGCAAAGCCCACTCTTAGTGAGGGGATGAAAGGGATACCGACAGAGAACTTCCGATGAGTAGTTTCTTGAGTACGAAAGGAAACGTACATGTGTGGTCAAACATGTGCGAAGCAAAATGAGCTGTCGATGGCACGGAGTATGACTTGAACACTAATTGTTGAAACAAAACTGCAGGCGGCACCAATTGAAAAGAAATTGACTGGTTATCGCCTTTTTCGGGTGTGTTAATATGATTAGtcttgtacttcgtagacCGAAGCGTGTGGAGGTGATGCTGGTCAGGGTATGGCTTGAGCTGACAGAGaatccaccacctccactgTATGAACCAAGAGCGGTCTCATTGCCGTGTCATGTATTTCGCTCTTAAGGTGATTAGAACACTAATGTCCtgaagcagaagaagactGCAGGTTGCTATTAGAGATTGCCGTTAATGTGATCGACCCGTCCTTTAGAAAGTAGTGCCCTTTGTCTGCTTGCCCCTTTCCTCCTCGATCTTCTTGACATTGATGTTCTTCCAGACAACAATGGACAGCAAGCACAGAGGCATCAAAGCCACTCCAGTGATGAGCATGTACCTCATGACGTGAGCATAGGCTGCAACGATAGCGTCCCGCTCCGGCGAACCGTCGGGGAACGACATTTGCAATTTGATGTCACCGAAAATTTGTGCCGATCGACCCTTCGCCGCCTCAGGAAGACGATTGTACAGCTCCTGGGGCAGGAGATTGTTCCAAATTCCTCCTGCGATGGACAAACCGATTgaggcgccgaagccgccgaacAAGCCGGCAAGCGCGTTGGTGACGGCAATGTATTGATGCGTGACGGGAGCCATGACTGCAAGCGAACTGCAAATGACAAAGACCTCGCTGCCCAGGCCCACAAGGAACTGGGTGAAGACGAGAATTCCCACGGGCGCGTCGGGCTGGCGGAAAGGCAGGATGAGCGCCGTCCCCAGCAGCATGATCGGCACGCCGCTATAGGCGGTCCACTTGAAGTTGCCGGTTTTGTGAATGATGTAACCGATGATGGGCCCAAAGAACGATGATGTGAGGGAGTAGGTGTTGACAATGTATCCCGCATGCTCCACGCTCTGCCTATGCACCACCTGCAGGTACGAGTTGAAGTAGCCGTTCCAAGTAAAGGTGGACAAGAACATGATGCCGTATAGCAAGCAGGAGCCAATGATGGTCCCCTGCTTGAGATATTTCCAGGGCAAGAATTGTACTGGCGCAAACTTGGCCTCCCAAATGTAGAAGACGGGGAATAGGATCACGCCAAGCACCAGCATGGCGATGATGTATGGCGTCTTCCACTGCTGTGGAGCGTACCTCACCAAGCTGAATGGCAGCAGGATGCAAGAAAGCGCGCCCATGATGAGTAACATGCCGGCCAAGTCAATCTCAATGACATAATGCTTGACAGACTCGTGCCACTTCCTTCCCGATGGTGCTCGCTTCTGGAAGAGGCCATTCTTGAGAGCCTTGCGGAACATGTAAGTCATGAGGCCCATGGCCGGCAAGCTGCATCCGACCAGGATGATGGCGAAGGCGCCAAAGGCCCAGCGGAAATTGAGCCCGTTAAGAAACTTTGCTGCAATATTGGGGCCGGCCAAGTTGCTGATGATTCTTGGCGTCTGATTGAAGCCGATGACAAGCATGCGGTTCTTGAGGCTGCTCATGTCGGAAAGCATAACGCGGACGACGTAGCCAATCCCGATGTGACCCGTCCAGTAGAGCGTGTGGGCGGCGACATAGGTAGAGACGTtct belongs to Purpureocillium takamizusanense chromosome 1, complete sequence and includes:
- a CDS encoding Catalase peroxidase (EggNog:ENOG503NY0U~COG:Q) — its product is MAERKCPVQEMNIGGGGTRNRDWWPDSVKLNILRQHTDLTNPLGKDFDYAAAFKTLDYEGVKKDLHALMTDSQEWWPADFGHYGGLFIRMAWHSAGTYRVFDGRGGAGQGQQRFAPLNSWPDNVSLDKARRLLWPIKQKYGNKISWADLLVLTGNVALESMGFKTYGFAGGRSDAWEADESVYWGGETTWLGNDVRYSHGNEGVKHHGAVDAAQKAPDAKDIHTRDLESPLAAAHMGLIYVNPEGPDGNPDPVAAARDIRTTFGRMAMNDEETVALIAGGHTFGKTHGAAPASNVGKEPEAAGIEAQGLGWQNSHGTGKGPDTITSGLEVTWTKTPTKWSNQYFEYLFKYDWELTKSPAGANQWVAKNAEPIIPDAFDPNKKHLPTMLTTDLSLRYDPAYEKISRRFLENPDQFADAFAKAWFKLTHRDMGPRVRYVGPEVPSEDFIWQDPIPALNHAVIDDRDIAALKKEILASGVNPSKFVSTAWASASTFRGSDKRGGANGARIRLAPQKDWEVNNPRQLAEVLSTLEKIQKQFQSGGKKVSLADLIVLAGCASVEKAAKDAGNDVTVPFTPGRMDATQEQTDVESVGHLEPYADGFRNYGKSTDRIKLENFLIDRAQLLTLSPPELTALVGGLRVLNTNYDGSAHGVFTSRPGTLTNDFFVNLLDMGTVWKQAGSDGDVFEGSDRKSGAKKWTATRADLAFGSQAELRAVAEVYGSADGAQRFVKDFIAAWDKVMNLDRFELSKEASQRATSRL
- a CDS encoding uncharacterized protein (TransMembrane:11 (o43-63i75-93o99-121i163-187o219-238i250-268o288-309i354-374o380-407i419-440o493-512i)~COG:U~EggNog:ENOG503NW0J); the encoded protein is MSGSFNVANKNRSLYLVTFVDYLQNAVDSALNPYITSSFGSHGLLNVGSVLSTIIGACAPLGLSKIIDVLGRVEGFTLMLLVSVIGSIMKAVAKNVSTYVAAHTLYWTGHIGIGYVVRVMLSDMSSLKNRMLVIGFNQTPRIISNLAGPNIAAKFLNGLNFRWAFGAFAIILVGCSLPAMGLMTYMFRKALKNGLFQKRAPSGRKWHESVKHYVIEIDLAGMLLIMGALSCILLPFSLVRYAPQQWKTPYIIAMLVLGVILFPVFYIWEAKFAPVQFLPWKYLKQGTIIGSCLLYGIMFLSTFTWNGYFNSYLQVVHRQSVEHAGYIVNTYSLTSSFFGPIIGYIIHKTGNFKWTAYSGVPIMLLGTALILPFRQPDAPVGILVFTQFLVGLGSEVFVICSSLAVMAPVTHQYIAVTNALAGLFGGFGASIGLSIAGGIWNNLLPQELYNRLPEAAKGRSAQIFGDIKLQMSFPDGSPERDAIVAAYAHVMRYMLITGVALMPLCLLSIVVWKNINVKKIEEERGKQTKGTTF
- a CDS encoding uncharacterized protein (COG:U~EggNog:ENOG503NW0J~TransMembrane:12 (i72-90o110-130i142-160o166-188i230-254o286-305i317-335o355-376i421-441o447-474i486-507o560-579i)); this encodes MHAVGADGPRPQVGDHAVTVDEEKHPAQNDVTSAAVMSDDHAKNEEDNNSNNGEFQDGVKRVRAITTAWSKWTLFTMFALLYLVTFVDYLQNAVDSALNPYITSSFGSHGLLNVGSVLSTIIGACAPLGLSKIIDVLGRVEGFTLMLLVSVIGSIMKAVAKNVSTYVAAHTLYWTGHIGIGYVVRVMLSDMSSLKNRMLVIGFNQTPRIISNLAGPNIAAKFLNGLNFRWAFGAFAIILVGCSLPAMGLMTYMFRKALKNGLFQKRAPSGRKWHESVKHYVIEIDLAGMLLIMGALSCILLPFSLVRYAPQQWKTPYIIAMLVLGVILFPVFYIWEAKFAPVQFLPWKYLKQGTIIGSCLLYGIMFLSTFTWNGYFNSYLQVVHRQSVEHAGYIVNTYSLTSSFFGPIIGYIIHKTGNFKWTAYSGVPIMLLGTALILPFRQPDAPVGILVFTQFLVGLGSEVFVICSSLAVMAPVTHQYIAVTNALAGLFGGFGASIGLSIAGGIWNNLLPQELYNRLPEAAKGRSAQIFGDIKLQMSFPDGSPERDAIVAAYAHVMRYMLITGVALMPLCLLSIVVWKNINVKKIEEERGKQTKGTTF